From the genome of Mycobacterium dioxanotrophicus, one region includes:
- a CDS encoding serine hydrolase, which yields MRGPALRHSRSGVARRTTCLTAVVALAAALASGCSQGAAPAAELSYGAHIDTNTPPGLRAKQTMDMLNSDWPIGPVGVRTLASPEKVDDVGTKMDRIWWDRPFRVSSVDIGAGQATLHVLTSYNVAQDIELRTNDAGLVDRFDVNLVPPVINSWSDIDTELTKSGARYSYQVAKVTDGKCVKVAGTNTDLSLPLASIFKLYVLLAVSDAIKAGTVHWDDLLTITKEGKKLGSAGLDKMPPGAQITVRTAAQQMISASDNMATDLLIGRVGTGAVERALVTGGHHDPASMTPFPTMHEVFSVGWGEPNLREQWKQASPKDRVQLLQQTNSRPYEPDPMRTHTPASNDGLEWFASAEDICRVHAALQASAVGEAAPVKQILSALPGIDLDPAKWTYVGAKGGNLPGDLTYSWYAVDHTGQPWVVSFQLNWQQFRSPTAAGWLWSIAKRAFAMAPIG from the coding sequence TTGCGGGGCCCGGCGCTCAGGCATAGCCGGAGCGGGGTGGCACGGCGGACGACCTGCCTGACGGCTGTCGTCGCGCTCGCCGCTGCCCTGGCTTCCGGTTGTTCACAGGGTGCCGCACCGGCGGCCGAGCTCTCCTACGGCGCCCACATCGACACCAACACCCCACCTGGTCTGCGGGCCAAGCAGACCATGGACATGCTGAACTCCGACTGGCCCATCGGCCCGGTCGGAGTGCGCACGCTCGCCAGCCCCGAGAAGGTCGACGACGTCGGCACCAAGATGGACCGGATCTGGTGGGACCGCCCGTTCCGGGTGTCCTCGGTGGACATCGGCGCGGGCCAGGCCACGCTGCACGTGTTGACGTCCTACAACGTCGCGCAGGATATCGAGCTGCGCACCAACGACGCCGGGCTGGTCGATCGGTTCGACGTCAACCTCGTCCCACCGGTGATCAACTCCTGGTCGGACATCGACACCGAGCTGACCAAGTCGGGCGCGCGGTACTCCTACCAGGTCGCCAAGGTGACCGACGGCAAGTGCGTGAAAGTCGCCGGGACCAACACCGACCTGTCGTTGCCACTGGCCTCGATCTTCAAACTCTATGTGCTGCTTGCCGTCTCAGATGCGATCAAGGCCGGAACGGTGCACTGGGACGATCTGCTGACCATCACAAAAGAGGGCAAGAAACTCGGTTCGGCGGGGCTGGACAAGATGCCGCCGGGCGCCCAGATCACCGTGCGCACCGCCGCCCAGCAGATGATCTCGGCGAGCGACAACATGGCCACTGACCTCTTGATCGGGCGCGTGGGCACCGGCGCGGTGGAACGCGCCCTGGTCACCGGCGGCCACCACGACCCGGCCAGCATGACGCCGTTCCCGACCATGCACGAGGTGTTCTCGGTCGGCTGGGGCGAGCCGAACCTGCGCGAGCAGTGGAAGCAGGCCTCTCCCAAGGACCGCGTCCAGTTGCTGCAGCAGACCAATTCCCGCCCCTACGAACCGGATCCGATGCGCACCCACACGCCGGCGTCCAACGACGGCCTGGAATGGTTCGCCAGTGCCGAGGACATCTGCCGGGTGCACGCCGCGCTGCAGGCCTCGGCCGTCGGCGAGGCGGCCCCCGTCAAGCAGATCCTGTCCGCGCTGCCCGGCATCGACCTCGACCCGGCGAAGTGGACCTACGTCGGCGCCAAGGGCGGCAACCTGCCCGGAGACCTGACCTACAGCTGGTACGCCGTGGACCACACCGGGCAACCCTGGGTGGTGAGCTTCCAGTTGAACTGGCAGCAGTTCCGCAGCCCCACGGCCGCGGGCTGGTTGTGGTCCATCGCCAAGCGGGCCTTCGCGATGGCGCCCATCGGTTGA
- the mhuD gene encoding mycobilin-forming heme oxygenase MhuD, producing MPVVKINAIEVPPNAGPELEKRFAHRAHAVDNQPGFLGFQLLRPVKGENRYFVVTQWETEEAFQAWAQGPAVEAHKGEHKNPVATGASLLEFEVVLDVAGPGAQA from the coding sequence ATGCCCGTCGTGAAAATCAACGCCATCGAGGTCCCGCCCAACGCAGGCCCGGAACTGGAGAAGCGGTTCGCGCACCGTGCACACGCCGTAGACAACCAGCCGGGATTCCTGGGGTTCCAGCTGCTGCGTCCGGTCAAGGGCGAGAACCGCTACTTCGTCGTGACGCAGTGGGAAACCGAAGAGGCGTTCCAGGCGTGGGCACAGGGCCCGGCCGTCGAGGCCCACAAGGGTGAACACAAGAACCCCGTGGCAACCGGGGCGTCGCTGCTGGAGTTCGAGGTTGTGTTGGACGTTGCGGGGCCCGGCGCTCAGGCATAG
- a CDS encoding alpha/beta fold hydrolase, with product MVTELLAHHGGRGAPIVLVHGLMGRGSTWTRQVPWLTALGAVYTYDAPWHRGRDVPDPFPISTERFVADLADAVAELGEPARLIGHSMGGLHSWCLAAARPELVTAVVVEDMAPDFLGRTTGPWEPWVHALPVEYGSAQEVYQEFGPVAGRYFLEAFDRTATGWRLHGRPQWWLDIAAEWGTRDYWQQWRAVRVPALLLEAGTSVAPPGQMRTMAEIGYRTTYLHVPEAGHLIHDEQPQVYRDAVEKFLASLA from the coding sequence ATGGTCACAGAACTCCTCGCCCACCATGGTGGTCGCGGTGCACCGATCGTGCTGGTGCACGGACTGATGGGCCGCGGCAGCACGTGGACCCGGCAAGTTCCGTGGCTTACCGCCTTGGGCGCGGTGTACACCTACGACGCGCCATGGCACCGCGGCCGCGATGTGCCCGACCCGTTCCCGATCAGCACCGAGCGCTTCGTCGCCGATCTTGCCGACGCGGTCGCGGAACTGGGTGAGCCCGCGCGCCTGATCGGTCATTCGATGGGCGGGCTGCATTCGTGGTGCCTGGCCGCGGCCAGACCGGAGTTGGTGACGGCGGTTGTGGTCGAGGACATGGCACCGGATTTTCTCGGGCGCACCACCGGGCCGTGGGAGCCGTGGGTGCATGCATTGCCGGTCGAATACGGTTCGGCGCAGGAGGTCTACCAGGAGTTCGGCCCGGTGGCCGGTCGCTACTTCCTGGAGGCGTTCGACCGCACCGCCACCGGTTGGCGTCTGCACGGCCGGCCGCAGTGGTGGCTCGACATCGCCGCCGAGTGGGGGACGAGGGACTACTGGCAGCAGTGGCGCGCGGTGCGGGTGCCTGCCCTGCTGCTTGAGGCGGGGACTTCGGTGGCCCCTCCCGGACAGATGCGGACGATGGCCGAGATCGGTTACCGGACAACGTATCTGCATGTTCCTGAGGCGGGGCACCTGATTCATGACGAGCAGCCGCAGGTCTACCGCGACGCCGTGGAGAAGTTCCTAGCGTCGCTCGCCTAG
- a CDS encoding GlxA family transcriptional regulator, whose protein sequence is MIRSVSALVLDGLAVFEFGVICEVFGIDRSADGVPNFDFKVCGPEPGKPVRTSIGATLTPDHGLDALIGADLVAIPAIAGTDYLPEALAAVRTAADAGSIILTVCSGAFLAGAAGLLDGRPCTTHWMHADELARMYPTARVDRNVLFVDDGNLITSAGTAAGIDACLHLVRRELGSEVTNKIARRMVVPPQRDGGQRQFIDQPIPVRCSDGFAPHLDWIIGNLDKPHTVGTLAKRAAMSTRTFARRFVEETGTTPMQWITDQRVLYARRLLEETDLDIDWIAGQAGFGTATLLRHHFRRVIGVTPSDYRRRFACGTGESVCDDGEAVASA, encoded by the coding sequence ATGATCAGAAGCGTCTCCGCGCTGGTGCTCGACGGCCTCGCGGTTTTCGAGTTCGGGGTGATCTGTGAGGTTTTCGGGATCGACCGCTCGGCCGACGGGGTACCCAACTTCGACTTCAAGGTGTGCGGCCCCGAGCCCGGTAAGCCGGTGCGGACCTCGATCGGCGCCACGCTCACACCCGACCACGGCCTCGATGCCCTGATCGGTGCCGACCTGGTGGCGATCCCGGCGATCGCAGGCACCGATTACCTGCCAGAAGCGCTGGCCGCGGTGCGCACCGCCGCCGATGCCGGATCGATCATCCTGACCGTGTGCTCCGGAGCCTTCCTGGCCGGCGCGGCCGGATTGCTCGACGGACGGCCGTGCACCACGCACTGGATGCACGCCGACGAGCTGGCCCGGATGTATCCGACCGCACGCGTCGACCGCAATGTGCTGTTCGTGGACGACGGCAACCTGATCACCAGCGCCGGCACGGCCGCGGGTATCGACGCCTGCCTGCACCTCGTGCGGCGGGAACTCGGCAGCGAGGTGACCAACAAGATCGCCCGCCGCATGGTGGTCCCGCCGCAGCGCGACGGCGGCCAGCGCCAGTTCATCGACCAGCCGATCCCGGTGCGATGTTCGGATGGCTTTGCCCCACATCTGGATTGGATCATCGGCAACCTGGACAAGCCGCACACCGTCGGCACCCTGGCCAAGCGGGCGGCGATGTCGACGCGGACCTTCGCGCGACGCTTCGTCGAGGAGACCGGCACCACGCCGATGCAGTGGATCACCGATCAGCGGGTGCTGTACGCGCGCCGCTTGCTCGAGGAGACCGACCTCGACATCGACTGGATCGCAGGGCAGGCCGGGTTCGGCACCGCGACGTTGCTACGGCACCACTTCCGCCGCGTCATCGGGGTGACGCCGTCGGACTACCGTCGCAGATTTGCTTGCGGCACAGGGGAATCCGTTTGCGACGACGGCGAAGCCGTCGCCTCGGCCTAG
- a CDS encoding HhH-GPD family protein, whose translation MSIDSDELTGWYREFQRDLPWRRPGVTAWQILVSEFMLQQTPVARVEPIWLDWIARWPTPSATAAAGVGEVLRAWGKLGYPRRAKRLHECAVTIAAEHGDVVPADVETLLTLPGVGAYTARAVACFAYAARVPVVDTNVRRVVARAVHGRADSPASVRDLDDVSALLPDSDAAPVFSAALMELGATVCTSRTPRCGICPLSSCLWRTAGYPAPTGPARKVQRYAGTDRQARGRLLDVLRTNSFPVTRAQLDVAWLTDTAQRDRALDSLLVDGLVEQTPDGRFALAGEGENT comes from the coding sequence ATGAGCATCGATTCCGACGAGCTGACCGGGTGGTACCGGGAATTCCAGCGCGACCTGCCGTGGCGCAGGCCCGGCGTCACGGCCTGGCAGATCCTGGTCAGTGAGTTCATGCTGCAACAGACGCCGGTGGCCCGGGTCGAGCCGATCTGGCTGGACTGGATCGCGCGGTGGCCCACGCCGTCGGCGACTGCGGCGGCCGGTGTCGGCGAGGTGCTGCGGGCGTGGGGCAAGCTCGGATACCCGCGCCGGGCCAAGCGCCTGCACGAGTGCGCCGTCACGATCGCCGCCGAGCACGGTGATGTGGTGCCCGCCGACGTCGAGACACTGCTGACGCTGCCGGGTGTCGGGGCCTACACCGCGCGGGCGGTCGCGTGTTTCGCGTATGCGGCCAGGGTGCCTGTGGTGGACACCAACGTGCGCCGGGTGGTGGCGCGCGCGGTGCACGGCCGGGCCGATTCTCCGGCGAGCGTGCGCGACCTGGACGACGTGTCCGCGCTGCTCCCCGACTCCGATGCGGCACCGGTGTTCTCGGCCGCGCTGATGGAACTCGGCGCGACGGTGTGCACCTCGCGGACCCCGCGGTGCGGGATCTGCCCGCTGAGTTCGTGCCTGTGGCGCACGGCGGGTTACCCGGCGCCCACGGGACCGGCCCGCAAGGTGCAGCGGTACGCGGGAACTGACCGCCAGGCCCGCGGCAGGCTATTGGATGTCTTACGCACCAACAGTTTTCCCGTCACCAGGGCACAGCTCGACGTGGCCTGGCTCACCGACACCGCCCAGCGTGACCGAGCCCTGGACTCGCTGCTGGTCGACGGCCTGGTGGAACAGACACCCGACGGCCGCTTCGCGTTGGCCGGCGAGGGCGAAAATACATGA
- a CDS encoding carbonic anhydrase: MPNSNPVSAWKALKDGNARFVAGEPQHPSQDIARRARLTHGQKPTAVVFGCGDSRVAAELLFDQGLGDMFVVRTAGHVIDNAVLGSIEYAVSILGVPLIVVLGHDSCGAVQAAINALDDGQVPGGYVRDIVERVTPSILMGRHAGLERVDEFEAHHVKETVNQLQMRSAAIAQGIAAGTQAIVGATYHLSDGRVELRHHVGDIGHA, translated from the coding sequence ATGCCCAATTCGAACCCGGTGTCGGCGTGGAAGGCACTCAAGGACGGTAACGCGCGCTTCGTCGCGGGCGAGCCGCAGCATCCGAGCCAGGACATCGCTCGGCGCGCCAGACTGACACACGGTCAGAAGCCCACCGCGGTGGTGTTCGGGTGTGGCGACAGCCGTGTCGCCGCCGAGTTGCTGTTCGACCAGGGTCTGGGCGATATGTTCGTCGTGCGCACGGCGGGCCACGTGATCGACAACGCGGTGCTCGGCTCCATCGAATACGCCGTCTCGATCCTGGGCGTGCCGCTGATCGTGGTGCTGGGGCACGACAGCTGCGGTGCGGTCCAGGCCGCCATCAACGCGCTTGATGACGGACAGGTGCCCGGCGGGTACGTGCGCGACATCGTCGAGCGGGTGACGCCGTCGATCCTGATGGGTCGCCACGCTGGGCTCGAGCGGGTCGACGAGTTCGAGGCCCATCACGTCAAGGAAACCGTCAACCAGCTGCAGATGCGCTCAGCGGCCATCGCCCAGGGCATCGCGGCGGGCACCCAGGCCATCGTCGGCGCGACCTACCACCTGTCCGACGGCCGGGTCGAGTTGCGCCATCACGTGGGCGACATCGGTCACGCCTGA
- the disA gene encoding DNA integrity scanning diadenylate cyclase DisA produces MHLARPTLRETLGRLAPGTPLRDGLERILRGRTGALIVLGYDESVEAICDGGFELDIRYAPTRLRELSKMDGAVVLSSDANHILRANVQLVPDPSIPTDESGTRHRSAERTAIQTGYPVVSVSHSMSIVTVYVAGERHVVPDSATILSRANQTVATLERYKGRLDEVSKQLSTAEIEDFVTLRDVMTVVQRLEMVRRISLEIDADVVELGTDGRQLKLQLDELVGDNETARELIVRDYHANPEPPTAAQVSATLEDLDALTDNELLDFTTLARVFGYPTTAEAQDSAMSSRGYRAMAGIPRLQFAHVDLLVRSFGSLQGLLAASADDLQSVEGIGSMWARHIREGLSLLAESTIADRLA; encoded by the coding sequence GTGCACCTGGCCCGTCCGACGCTGCGCGAGACCTTGGGCCGGTTGGCACCAGGGACCCCGCTGCGCGACGGGCTGGAACGCATCCTGCGCGGCAGGACGGGTGCGCTGATCGTGCTCGGCTACGACGAGAGCGTCGAGGCCATCTGTGACGGCGGTTTCGAGCTCGACATCCGCTACGCACCGACCCGGCTGCGTGAGCTGTCCAAGATGGACGGCGCGGTCGTGCTGTCCAGCGACGCCAACCACATCCTGCGGGCCAACGTGCAGCTGGTGCCCGACCCGTCGATCCCCACCGACGAGTCCGGCACACGGCACCGTTCGGCCGAGCGCACCGCGATCCAGACCGGCTACCCCGTGGTTTCGGTGAGCCACTCGATGAGCATCGTGACGGTCTACGTGGCCGGGGAACGGCACGTCGTCCCCGACTCGGCGACCATCCTGTCGCGGGCCAACCAGACCGTCGCCACGCTGGAACGTTACAAGGGCCGCCTCGACGAGGTGAGCAAGCAGCTCTCGACCGCCGAGATCGAGGACTTCGTGACACTGCGCGACGTCATGACGGTGGTGCAGCGCCTGGAGATGGTGCGCCGGATCAGCCTTGAGATCGACGCCGACGTCGTCGAACTGGGCACCGACGGCCGTCAGCTCAAACTGCAGCTCGACGAGCTCGTCGGCGACAACGAAACGGCCCGCGAACTGATCGTGCGGGACTATCACGCCAACCCCGAACCCCCGACGGCGGCGCAGGTCAGCGCCACCCTCGAAGATCTGGACGCGCTCACCGACAACGAGCTGCTCGACTTCACCACGCTGGCGCGGGTCTTCGGCTATCCCACGACGGCCGAGGCACAGGACTCGGCGATGAGCTCCCGGGGATACCGCGCCATGGCAGGCATCCCGCGACTGCAGTTCGCCCACGTCGACCTACTGGTCCGCTCGTTCGGCTCGCTGCAGGGGTTGCTGGCCGCCAGCGCCGACGACCTGCAGTCGGTCGAAGGCATCGGGTCCATGTGGGCCCGGCACATAAGAGAAGGGCTCTCCCTGCTGGCCGAGTCGACGATCGCCGACCGGCTGGCCTAG